A genomic region of Pelodiscus sinensis isolate JC-2024 chromosome 1, ASM4963464v1, whole genome shotgun sequence contains the following coding sequences:
- the KERA gene encoding keratocan — MTAKVYPSLLVLFLTNTVWTRNVRQVYDAMDPEDWSLFTFECPKECFCPPSFPNALYCDNKGLKEIPAIPARIWYLYLQNNLIETISEKPFVNATHLKWINLNKNKITSNGIEKGVLSKLKRLLYLFLEDNELEEVPAPLPTSLEQLRLARNKISRIPDGVFSNLKNLTMLDLQHNKLLDSALQSDTFQGLNNLMQLNIAKNALKKMPLSIPTNTVQLFLDNNSIEVIPENYFSAIPKVTFLRLNYNKLSDDGIPPNVFNVSSILDLQLSHNQLTKIPPFNAHLEHLHLDHNRIKSVNGTLICPTSIAIEDHSSSGNMPRLRYLRLDGNEIQPPIPLDIMICFRLLQAVVI, encoded by the exons ATGACTGCAAAAGTCTATCCCAGCCTTTTGGTTTTATTCCTGACCAATACTGTGTGGACTCGGAATGTGAGACAAGTCTACGATGCGATGGATCCAGAGGATTGGTCCCTCTTCACCTTTGAGTGTCCAAAAGAATGCTTCTGTCCTCCTAGCTTCCCCAATGCCTTATACTGTGATAACAAGGGGCTTAAAGAAATACCTGCAATCCCAGCAAGAATCTGGTACCTCTATCTGCAAAACAACCTGATAGAAACAATTTCTGAGAAACCCTTTGTGAATGCCACTCATCTGAAATGGATAAATTTAAACAAGAATAAAATCACCAGCAATGGAATTGAAAAAGGTGTGCTCAGCAAACTGAAGCGTCTACTTTACTTGTTCCTCGAAGATAATGAGCTGGAAGAGGTGCCTGCTCCATTGCCTACAAGCTTAGAGCAATTGAGACTGGCTAGAAACAAAATCTCCAGAATCCCTGATGGTGTCTTTAGCAACTTGAAAAACCTCACAATGCTAGATCTGCAGCATAACAAGCTGTTGGATAGTGCTCTCCAGAGTGACACCTTCCAGGGGCTCAACAATCTCATGCAACTCAACATAGCAAAAAACGCCCTCAAGAAAATGCCACTAAGTATTCCAACTAATACAGTACAGCTGTTTCTGGACAACAACTCTATTGAAGTGATCCCAGAGAACTACTTCAGTGCAATCCCCAAAGTGACTTTCCTTAGACTGAACTACAATAAACTATCTGATGATGGCATCCCCCCAAACGTGTTTAATGTTTCATCTATTCTAGACCTACAGCTGTCCCACAACCAACTCACTAAAATTCCACCTTTCAATGCTCACCTTGAGCATCTGCATCTTGATCACAACAGAATCAAAA GTGTCAATGGCACTCTAATATGTCCGACCTCTATTGCTATAGAAGATCACAGTTCCTCTGGTAATATGCCACGTCTCCGCTATCTCCGTCTGGATGGAAATGAAATTCAGCCTCCTATCCCACTGGACATCATGATATGTTTCCGGCTTCTTCAAGCTGTAGTTATTTAA